The following are encoded together in the Diachasmimorpha longicaudata isolate KC_UGA_2023 chromosome 3, iyDiaLong2, whole genome shotgun sequence genome:
- the LOC135160671 gene encoding protein CNPPD1, with protein sequence MVSPLCTPICPSFVEIPQIVSCFGTNYFSERLVFQLTNALEQFSLTTSDRKTIFVMSSVARGRRSSGKLKTMGREDEFLSRITKSLYYSKLPKTDRLSLPVTEFAAELFSEVKNGCTLERLDAEEASRISRNACVSPCSFVLALLYLERLKDCNPEYLYTVAPSELFLVSLMIASKFLNDNGEEDEVFNSEWAQSGELTTPQINKLEKDFLNAINWEIFIHNDQFWDRLRKLEKDLAYKEGMKRGWFSYQELSCLIENIRITAIVQALISISSVCLAAYTAGVVTLLGSALIASHIPGTCLAPRTSSPSLNATKILGTAAPTLPKVHDNFNELDRFSEDVMNQEGLRHNFIILGHYYEHSEAQNETWHGWLASLANWMPEYSEKNKNQLKKMAIPLHNPVGSFVTNSQALMGDHKSWNDFVTEINWKETLKESLEGPSSWQYYVELVSKISIGG encoded by the exons ATGGTCTCGCCATTATGCACGCCTATTTGTCCCTCATTCGTAGAAATACCTCAGATAGTTTCATGTTTCGGGACTAACTATTTCTCGGAACGACTAGTTTTTCAGTTAACCAATGCTCTAGAGCAGTTCAGCCTAACCACCAGTGATAGAAAAACTATTTTCGTGATGTCAAGTGTAGCTAGAGGACGAAGATCATCAGGAAAACTCAAG ACGATGGGCAGAGAAGACGAATTCTTAAGTAGAATAACGAAATCTTTGTATTACTCTAAGCTACCGAAGACTGACAGGCTGAGTTTACCAGTAACAg aattcgCAGCTGAATTATTTTCCGAAGTGAAAAATGGTTGCACTCTAGAACGATTGGACGCCGAAGAAGCCAGTAGAATCTCCAGAAATGCTTGCGTATCTCCCTGCTCCTTTGTTCTGGCTCTTCTGTATTTGGAACGTTTAAAAGATTGTAATCCTGAATACCTATACACAGTCGCACCGTCTGAGCTTTTCCTCGTGTCtctg ATGATTGCTAGTAAATTTCTGAATGACAATGGCGAAGAGGATGAAGTATTCAACAGTGAATGGGCACAGTCTGGGGAGTTAACTACGCCACAGATAAATAAACTGGAAAAAGACTTCTTGAATGCAATT AATTGGGAAATATTCATTCACAATGACCAATTCTGGGATCGCCTGAGAAAATTGGAGAAGGACCTAGCTTATAAGGAAGGGATGAAACGAGGTTGGTTCTCGTACCAAGAGCTGTCGTGTCTCATTGAGAATATAAGAATAACAGCAATTGTCCAGGCACTCATCAGCATCTCCTCGGTATGCCTTGCAGCCTATACAGCCGGTGTTGTCACTCTCCTAGGGTCCGCCCTTATCGCGAGCCACATCCCCGGGACCTGTCTGGCCCCCAGGACGTCCTCTCCGTCTCTCAACGCGACAAAGATATTAGGCACCGCCGCCCCAACTCTTCCAAAGGTTCACGACAATTTTAACGAGTTAGATCGTTTCTCTGAGGATGTGATGAACCAGGAAGGCTTAAGACATAACTTCATCATTCTTGGACATTATTATGAGCATTCTGAGGCCCAGAACGAAACCTGGCACGGGTGGCTGGCCTCGTTGGCCAATTGGATGCCagaatattcagaaaaaaacaagaatcaactgaaaaaaatggcgattCCCTTGCACAATCCAGTAGGGTCTTTCGTTACAAATTCTCAGGCGCTGATGGGCGATCACAAGTCATGGAATGACTTTGTAACCGAAATTAATTGGAAGGAAACACTCAAGGAGAGCCTCGAGGGCCCCAGTTCGTGGCAGTATTACGTGGAGTTGGTGTCGAAAATTTCGATCGGAGGGTGA